In the Leptospira sp. WS4.C2 genome, one interval contains:
- the fmt gene encoding methionyl-tRNA formyltransferase has protein sequence MKLSIGYFGSPEHSKELLSLLIDAGIQVDFVVTNIDKPVGRKQTITPTPVKELALAKGIPVIQSPKLRTDEEAQKQILAFGSLVHIVYAYGSIVPEIVFQDPKFGSINLHGSLLPKYRGASPVQSFLLSGEERSGFTIQYLAKEVDSGDIISQKSWQVGPLETTASLLESITKEGAMELIRLLKQLESTETRWKSQPQDGMQATHCKKITGADRPVLWTESAMSIHNRIRALYPDPLAITEFRGKKLILISSYLPDESVEPIPKPEGLMPGSFFLYQKKRLFCLCGDGNLLGIDTLQPEGKKPMKGFEFFNGARVLAGESFT, from the coding sequence ATGAAACTTTCGATCGGATATTTTGGATCCCCCGAACACTCAAAAGAATTATTATCCCTTTTAATCGATGCGGGAATCCAAGTTGATTTTGTTGTCACCAACATCGACAAACCAGTGGGTCGAAAACAAACCATCACACCCACACCCGTAAAGGAATTGGCTCTGGCCAAAGGAATTCCTGTCATCCAATCCCCAAAACTAAGAACCGATGAAGAGGCCCAAAAACAAATCTTAGCCTTTGGATCTCTTGTTCATATTGTTTATGCTTATGGGTCGATTGTTCCTGAAATAGTCTTCCAAGATCCTAAGTTTGGTAGCATCAATCTCCATGGCAGTCTGTTACCAAAATACCGTGGGGCCTCGCCTGTACAAAGTTTCCTCCTCAGTGGTGAAGAGAGATCTGGATTTACGATTCAGTACTTAGCCAAGGAAGTGGATTCGGGGGATATCATCTCGCAGAAATCGTGGCAGGTGGGTCCATTGGAAACCACAGCTTCTCTATTGGAATCGATTACTAAGGAAGGGGCGATGGAACTCATCCGCCTTCTAAAGCAATTGGAATCCACAGAAACCAGGTGGAAATCCCAGCCGCAAGATGGAATGCAAGCCACCCATTGCAAAAAGATCACGGGAGCCGACAGGCCCGTTTTATGGACAGAATCTGCGATGAGTATCCATAACCGGATTCGAGCACTCTATCCTGATCCTTTGGCGATCACTGAGTTTCGGGGAAAAAAACTCATCCTGATTTCCTCGTATTTGCCTGATGAATCGGTGGAACCCATCCCTAAACCGGAAGGGCTCATGCCTGGTTCCTTTTTCCTATACCAGAAAAAAAGGCTTTTCTGCCTCTGTGGAGACGGAAACCTGCTTGGTATAGATACCTTACAACCCGAAGGTAAAAAACCCATGAAAGGATTTGAGTTTTTCAATGGGGCACGGGTTTTAGCCGGAGAATCATTTACGTGA
- a CDS encoding peptidoglycan DD-metalloendopeptidase family protein has translation MKIFRLVSLSLLVLSGTQITANPFQKIHTEINDTIPSGESGMFRLFGSQSQESEIHKLFSVGVNASGEEEEVELASLDLPKYIDVSPVVSNTVVHESGIIIKKYAVQKKDNLSKIARSFSIELAKLKKHNGLNSDQLKIGQVLEVPVQVKNASSSRVVLKKIFIMPVPQSRVTSRYGRRVDPFNKYNRVYHTGLDLAAKVGAPVLSAADGEVVFTGRNGGYGNSVTIQHKNGYKTVYAHCSQILVEVGETVKMGRVVALVGRTGTATGAHLHFEVFRNGKIMNPESALSITEKQVTRLPKSEVAGM, from the coding sequence GTGAAGATCTTCCGGCTGGTCAGTTTATCCCTTTTGGTTCTTTCTGGAACCCAGATCACAGCCAATCCATTTCAAAAAATCCACACAGAGATCAATGATACCATTCCCAGTGGCGAGTCTGGGATGTTTCGTCTCTTTGGTTCCCAATCACAAGAATCAGAAATCCATAAATTGTTTTCTGTCGGCGTGAATGCTTCTGGCGAAGAGGAAGAGGTGGAGCTCGCTTCTCTCGATTTGCCAAAATACATCGATGTTTCTCCTGTAGTCAGTAATACAGTCGTTCATGAGTCTGGTATCATCATCAAAAAATATGCCGTCCAAAAAAAGGACAATCTTTCAAAGATTGCCCGCTCTTTTTCTATTGAGTTAGCAAAACTAAAAAAACACAACGGACTTAACTCTGACCAACTTAAGATCGGTCAAGTTTTGGAAGTTCCTGTGCAGGTGAAGAATGCTTCTTCTTCCCGAGTGGTCTTAAAAAAAATCTTTATTATGCCTGTTCCGCAAAGCCGAGTGACTTCTCGGTATGGAAGAAGAGTGGATCCTTTCAATAAATACAATCGTGTTTACCATACCGGTTTAGATCTGGCGGCGAAAGTAGGAGCACCTGTTCTATCTGCCGCTGACGGAGAAGTCGTATTTACAGGTCGTAACGGCGGGTATGGAAATTCGGTCACCATCCAACACAAAAACGGTTATAAAACAGTTTACGCCCACTGTTCCCAGATTTTAGTTGAGGTTGGGGAAACGGTGAAGATGGGTCGTGTGGTTGCCCTTGTCGGAAGGACAGGAACAGCAACAGGGGCGCATCTACATTTTGAAGTGTTTCGAAACGGGAAGATCATGAATCCTGAATCAGCTTTAAGCATCACGGAAAAACAAGTCACCCGACTTCCCAAATCTGAAGTAGCCGGAATGTAA
- the rplS gene encoding 50S ribosomal protein L19, translating to MNQILETALAGEARNELNFEIGDTVKVHYKIVESGKERVQVYEGVVISIANKSQSKTFTVRRVSYDIGVERIFPLHSPRIARIELVRKGSVRRAKLFYLRDKKGKAGRIKERKGGQAIVAKDKKRQDEASKAAIAQAKAAEAPSA from the coding sequence ATGAATCAGATTCTAGAAACAGCACTCGCAGGCGAAGCAAGAAACGAACTTAATTTCGAAATTGGTGATACGGTAAAAGTTCACTACAAAATCGTTGAATCTGGTAAAGAGCGGGTTCAGGTTTACGAAGGTGTTGTGATCTCCATAGCGAATAAATCACAAAGCAAAACCTTTACTGTAAGACGAGTTTCCTATGATATCGGAGTGGAAAGAATTTTCCCACTTCATAGCCCAAGAATTGCAAGGATTGAACTCGTTCGTAAAGGATCTGTTCGACGTGCAAAACTTTTCTATCTTCGTGATAAAAAAGGAAAAGCGGGACGTATCAAAGAAAGAAAAGGCGGTCAGGCGATCGTTGCTAAAGATAAAAAGAGACAGGACGAGGCTTCTAAAGCCGCTATTGCACAAGCAAAAGCTGCCGAAGCACCTAGCGCATAA
- a CDS encoding KH domain-containing protein: MESLVRYIVTSLVDQPEQVAVNQVPGEEETVIELRVAAKDLGKVIGKNGRIAKSLRTVLQAAGTKQGKNYTLEIVD; the protein is encoded by the coding sequence ATGGAATCCTTAGTTCGTTATATCGTTACATCTCTCGTTGACCAACCTGAACAAGTGGCAGTCAACCAAGTGCCCGGAGAGGAAGAAACTGTGATCGAACTTCGGGTAGCCGCAAAAGACCTAGGTAAGGTGATCGGAAAAAACGGAAGGATTGCAAAATCTTTGCGTACTGTATTACAAGCAGCCGGAACCAAACAAGGCAAAAACTATACTTTAGAAATTGTCGACTAA
- a CDS encoding type II secretion system-associated lipoprotein — translation MPLVLLLAFSQCSQRLIKKERLREINEYYDGKTYALQEEIKFSQTEVWKKGTLVKIYIESTPSLLKLKVYPIAESRESSVGKLAAYIINDDVKKRQYDLEDVEEWVGKKFTLVETNVKKTKK, via the coding sequence ATTCCCCTCGTTCTTCTCCTTGCGTTCAGTCAATGTTCCCAACGGTTGATCAAAAAAGAAAGATTAAGGGAAATTAATGAATATTATGATGGGAAGACATATGCCTTACAAGAGGAGATTAAATTTTCTCAAACGGAAGTTTGGAAGAAAGGAACCTTGGTTAAGATATATATCGAATCCACTCCTTCTCTATTGAAATTGAAGGTTTATCCCATTGCAGAGTCTAGAGAGTCTTCTGTAGGAAAATTGGCAGCCTACATCATCAATGATGATGTGAAGAAAAGGCAGTATGACTTGGAAGATGTCGAAGAGTGGGTTGGTAAAAAATTCACTCTGGTTGAAACCAATGTCAAAAAAACAAAGAAATAA
- the trmD gene encoding tRNA (guanosine(37)-N1)-methyltransferase TrmD: MKFNFITLFPEKITSYFETGIPGKAVKQGVVEINTVHLRDFADNKHQKVDDTIYGGGPGMLLQVGPIYRALESLGENKGKVILLSPSGELFNQTLAREIYESSETLTFISGYYEGVDHRVTEHLIDREVAIGNYVISSGDLAALVVADCLSRFVPGFLGKEESLLEESHNETEELEYPQYTKPYDFMGWTVPDVLLGGHHEEIRKWRQKNRKTRNHS, encoded by the coding sequence TTGAAGTTTAATTTCATAACCCTCTTTCCTGAAAAAATCACATCATATTTTGAAACCGGAATTCCGGGCAAAGCGGTCAAACAAGGGGTTGTAGAAATCAACACAGTACATTTGAGAGACTTTGCTGACAATAAACACCAAAAGGTGGATGACACCATCTACGGAGGTGGTCCTGGAATGCTTTTACAAGTAGGACCCATCTACCGGGCTTTGGAATCCCTTGGAGAAAACAAAGGAAAGGTCATTCTCCTCAGTCCCTCGGGGGAACTTTTCAACCAAACTCTCGCTCGGGAGATTTATGAGTCTTCAGAGACTTTGACCTTTATTTCCGGGTATTATGAAGGGGTCGATCATCGTGTCACAGAGCATTTAATTGACAGGGAAGTAGCCATTGGAAACTATGTTATTTCATCGGGGGATTTAGCTGCTCTCGTTGTTGCGGATTGCCTTTCTCGGTTTGTTCCGGGGTTTTTAGGAAAAGAAGAAAGCCTTCTCGAAGAGTCGCACAACGAAACAGAAGAATTAGAATACCCTCAGTATACAAAACCCTATGATTTTATGGGTTGGACTGTTCCAGATGTGCTCCTCGGGGGCCATCATGAAGAGATCCGTAAATGGCGGCAAAAAAACCGCAAAACAAGAAATCATTCTTAG
- the rimM gene encoding ribosome maturation factor RimM (Essential for efficient processing of 16S rRNA): MSTKPSLVKVGVIGSSHGIKGLIKLFTEGDTLLSVKAPLTCTVEDPRGNQSTIQIEEIKQNGNHFLLKLKGYDTPEAVVKYRGFSLLWKREELPKAKDGEIYSEDLVGLLAISKETNLSLDYLVTQVIDNPAHPILELKPKSGEGETVLIPFLNRFVGDWNLESKTLEIINWEQWFEV; the protein is encoded by the coding sequence TTGTCGACTAAACCAAGTTTAGTGAAAGTGGGGGTCATTGGATCCTCACATGGAATCAAAGGGCTCATCAAGCTGTTTACAGAAGGTGACACCCTCCTTTCTGTAAAAGCACCGCTTACCTGCACTGTAGAAGACCCGCGTGGAAATCAATCCACAATTCAAATTGAAGAAATCAAACAGAATGGAAATCATTTCCTTTTAAAACTGAAAGGGTATGACACACCCGAAGCAGTTGTCAAATACCGAGGGTTTTCTTTGTTATGGAAAAGGGAAGAACTCCCTAAGGCAAAAGACGGTGAAATTTATTCCGAGGACTTGGTAGGACTTCTTGCCATCTCCAAAGAAACAAATCTTTCTCTCGATTACCTTGTCACCCAAGTGATCGACAATCCTGCCCATCCTATTTTGGAACTAAAACCAAAATCTGGCGAAGGCGAAACGGTTCTTATCCCTTTTCTCAACCGATTTGTGGGAGATTGGAATTTAGAATCCAAAACTTTAGAAATTATAAACTGGGAGCAGTGGTTTGAAGTTTAA
- a CDS encoding YraN family protein, whose translation MREKTKRGRLGEDLAVSYLELAGHLILFRNYRKAFGELDIISFNDGFLHCSEVKAWNEGSGFHPLECLHETKRMRMRKVYCYLLKEIPAFHHLTPSFNLIHITEKKEVRFYSSIF comes from the coding sequence ATGAGAGAAAAGACTAAACGGGGCCGCCTCGGTGAGGATTTGGCCGTCAGTTACCTGGAATTGGCAGGACACCTGATTCTCTTTCGAAACTACCGAAAGGCTTTCGGGGAACTTGACATAATTAGTTTTAATGATGGTTTTCTCCATTGTTCAGAAGTGAAGGCTTGGAATGAAGGGAGCGGGTTTCATCCTTTAGAATGCTTGCATGAGACAAAACGTATGCGAATGCGGAAGGTATATTGCTATTTACTAAAGGAAATACCTGCTTTTCATCACCTAACACCTTCGTTTAATTTGATCCATATCACGGAAAAAAAGGAAGTTCGTTTTTATTCGTCAATCTTCTAA
- a CDS encoding PASTA domain-containing protein: MKEKFLKILPYSGYVLFVGLGLLVFFVAAFLVVVVRTKEEQKVMMPYVIGKNYIEVHNELQRLQLKVRLETQRIPEKTDGIILSQSIDPGKEVEAGSKLYLTVNIGFDRVTIPDVKGQDLKRAKAILEKVLSGEVYVPLQIGGITYVPAVGDEPADTVIDQIPAPGKETHSGEKIYLLVTEANPEKKSNQSANEPNDSTKFVGTPVPFVIDYLQRKKIPYLLKETTKPEFRDLHGLVSSFELKPTGAEVGAFFLKPSESLVQDYEFLEYEVDDDDIYSAKLSYTKPGEDTEVEKEILTNQSLKEDEPVRFLIHRAGNVKVTLTGKESGVAKVWKLKGTY; this comes from the coding sequence GTGAAAGAAAAGTTTCTAAAAATTCTACCTTACAGTGGTTATGTTCTATTTGTCGGTTTAGGACTCCTTGTTTTTTTTGTAGCTGCCTTCCTCGTGGTCGTCGTTCGAACCAAAGAAGAACAAAAGGTCATGATGCCTTATGTGATTGGTAAAAACTACATTGAGGTTCATAACGAACTCCAAAGACTCCAACTCAAAGTTCGATTGGAAACCCAACGCATTCCTGAAAAAACAGATGGGATCATTCTTTCTCAATCCATCGATCCTGGAAAGGAAGTGGAAGCTGGATCAAAACTCTATCTCACTGTCAATATTGGATTTGATCGAGTCACAATCCCCGATGTCAAAGGCCAAGATTTAAAACGAGCCAAAGCAATTTTAGAAAAAGTATTATCCGGGGAAGTGTATGTTCCTCTGCAAATTGGTGGGATCACTTATGTTCCAGCAGTGGGGGATGAACCTGCAGACACCGTCATTGACCAAATTCCTGCTCCGGGAAAAGAAACTCATTCTGGTGAAAAAATCTATTTACTCGTAACAGAAGCAAATCCTGAAAAGAAATCTAACCAATCGGCAAATGAACCGAATGATTCGACAAAGTTTGTTGGCACTCCCGTTCCTTTTGTGATCGATTATCTACAGAGAAAAAAAATTCCTTACCTTTTAAAAGAAACCACCAAACCAGAGTTTCGCGACTTACATGGCTTAGTGTCTTCTTTTGAATTAAAACCTACTGGGGCCGAAGTTGGTGCCTTCTTTTTAAAACCTTCTGAATCTCTCGTCCAAGACTATGAATTCCTTGAATATGAAGTCGATGATGATGATATTTATTCAGCTAAGCTGAGTTATACGAAACCGGGGGAAGATACAGAAGTGGAAAAAGAGATTCTAACAAACCAAAGTCTGAAAGAAGACGAACCGGTTCGTTTTCTCATCCACCGAGCAGGAAACGTTAAGGTGACCTTAACTGGAAAGGAATCTGGTGTGGCAAAGGTTTGGAAATTAAAAGGAACGTATTAA
- a CDS encoding EscU/YscU/HrcU family type III secretion system export apparatus switch protein, whose translation MKQKMAALAYDPKIHNAPKLVAKAEGRLAKTLIRVAEESGVLVIRDEVMVQTLDHLPNGKEIPRELYEVVAAVFRILVLERQKKNN comes from the coding sequence ATGAAACAAAAAATGGCAGCCCTTGCTTATGATCCTAAGATCCATAACGCACCAAAACTAGTGGCCAAAGCGGAAGGCAGACTTGCGAAAACTTTGATTCGTGTGGCAGAGGAATCGGGTGTCCTTGTCATTCGTGATGAAGTGATGGTGCAAACCTTAGATCATCTCCCTAATGGAAAAGAAATTCCCAGAGAATTGTATGAAGTAGTGGCAGCAGTGTTTCGAATTCTGGTTTTAGAGAGACAGAAGAAAAACAATTGA
- the rpe gene encoding ribulose-phosphate 3-epimerase, which yields MKISASILAAKLTGLSSELPTYKQENIDLIHIDVMDGNFVPQISFGEAFTKEVKSHTQIPLDVHLMVSNPELHVPKYFDLNPYCITFHIETTNFSVRLAEEIRKAGIKVGVSLNPQTPPESISQILPYLDLVLLMTVDPGFYGQSFVKSGFEKIAAVRKLTKPYNIELEVDGGVNESNMEELAKLGVDITVVGSGLYKTGDPNAQGKKLKELAASARTRS from the coding sequence ATGAAAATTTCTGCCTCAATCCTCGCTGCAAAACTTACCGGACTCTCATCGGAGTTACCCACTTATAAACAGGAAAATATAGATCTGATCCATATCGATGTGATGGACGGAAACTTTGTACCACAAATTTCTTTTGGGGAGGCCTTTACCAAAGAAGTGAAGTCCCACACACAAATCCCACTCGATGTGCATCTCATGGTCAGTAATCCAGAACTCCATGTTCCCAAATACTTTGATCTAAATCCCTATTGTATCACCTTCCATATTGAAACCACGAATTTTTCTGTGAGACTCGCAGAAGAGATCCGAAAAGCAGGAATCAAAGTGGGTGTTTCTCTCAATCCGCAAACACCTCCAGAATCGATTTCTCAAATCCTTCCGTATTTAGATCTGGTTTTACTCATGACGGTTGATCCCGGTTTTTATGGGCAATCCTTTGTGAAATCGGGTTTTGAGAAAATTGCCGCAGTTCGTAAACTCACCAAACCTTACAATATTGAATTGGAAGTGGATGGCGGCGTGAACGAATCCAATATGGAAGAACTCGCAAAACTCGGTGTGGACATCACCGTTGTGGGTTCTGGTCTCTATAAAACAGGAGATCCGAATGCACAGGGCAAAAAATTAAAGGAACTCGCTGCAAGTGCTAGAACTCGCTCTTGA
- a CDS encoding ATP-binding protein, whose translation MIPKRAEVGSLLYEWNGTKEIQVEVGIRRGLPGFQILGCASLSTKESRDRIRLALEASGYQFPLETIIINLKPAHIPKRMVCLDLAMAAGILLATGQIPYPVFPVRYLGSLGLDGRVLGGKELLPFLWQSQESLEFSFCLPASLRQESLPKGRYQFLEHLEELKDLPSPTPNPWESNDSSATSPIWDSVHLDPYQIKVFQGLLYSVLGNHHSLLLGSPGSGKTMLHRMLEPLLPPKESREQSDQGIWTSGGDFEIPTRKRPFRAPHHSASEVGLVGGGLPFQPGEISKAYGGILYLDEALEFKNRILESLRMPMEDSYLEIVRMNEKTKLKTDFTLMMSANPCPCGNYQSIQTCHCSLQKIRLYLQKISGAFLDRITIFQTLFETTNERYIKIEELKMRKILLERIAFRNARITSADEEKKIQKILDTEPQTKQLSLRKKKQIISLARTIADWDLSSRTKEVHIWEAVQYCIGYQWIYSLG comes from the coding sequence GTGATCCCCAAACGCGCAGAAGTCGGAAGTCTGTTATACGAATGGAATGGAACCAAAGAAATCCAAGTAGAAGTGGGTATCCGGAGGGGACTTCCTGGGTTCCAAATTCTGGGTTGTGCCTCTCTCTCGACAAAAGAGTCCAGAGACCGCATTCGTTTGGCTCTAGAGGCATCGGGGTATCAGTTCCCGCTAGAGACAATCATCATCAACTTAAAACCTGCTCATATCCCTAAACGAATGGTTTGTTTGGATTTGGCAATGGCTGCAGGAATCCTTCTTGCCACAGGACAAATCCCATATCCGGTCTTCCCTGTTCGTTACCTAGGGAGTTTGGGTTTGGACGGAAGGGTTTTGGGAGGGAAAGAACTTTTACCATTCCTATGGCAAAGTCAAGAGTCCTTGGAGTTTTCCTTTTGTCTACCGGCCTCTTTACGCCAGGAATCTCTACCGAAGGGAAGATACCAATTTCTAGAACACCTGGAAGAATTAAAGGACCTACCAAGTCCAACTCCGAATCCTTGGGAGTCGAACGATTCCTCGGCTACCTCTCCCATTTGGGATTCTGTTCACTTAGATCCCTACCAAATAAAAGTCTTCCAAGGCCTACTGTATTCAGTATTGGGCAACCACCATAGTCTGCTTTTAGGTAGCCCAGGTTCAGGAAAAACAATGCTCCACAGAATGCTTGAACCCCTACTACCCCCCAAAGAATCAAGAGAGCAAAGTGACCAAGGGATATGGACGTCCGGTGGTGATTTTGAAATTCCCACTCGCAAACGTCCTTTTCGTGCACCCCACCACTCAGCCTCAGAGGTGGGCCTTGTTGGTGGTGGCCTTCCCTTCCAGCCAGGTGAGATCTCCAAAGCCTACGGAGGGATCCTTTATTTGGATGAGGCATTAGAATTTAAGAATCGTATTTTGGAAAGCTTACGGATGCCTATGGAAGATTCGTATTTGGAAATTGTTCGGATGAACGAAAAAACAAAACTCAAAACCGATTTTACTTTGATGATGTCGGCAAACCCCTGCCCTTGCGGAAACTATCAGAGCATACAAACTTGTCATTGTTCCTTACAAAAGATTCGGTTGTATTTACAAAAAATCAGTGGTGCTTTTCTCGATCGGATCACCATCTTTCAAACGTTATTCGAGACAACTAATGAAAGATATATCAAAATAGAAGAGTTGAAAATGAGAAAAATTCTATTGGAAAGGATCGCTTTTCGAAATGCGAGAATTACTTCAGCAGATGAGGAAAAGAAAATTCAAAAAATTTTAGATACCGAACCCCAAACCAAACAACTATCTTTACGAAAGAAAAAACAAATCATTTCTCTCGCAAGAACTATTGCCGATTGGGATCTCTCCTCCCGAACAAAGGAAGTACACATCTGGGAGGCGGTTCAGTATTGTATCGGTTACCAGTGGATTTATAGCCTAGGGTAA
- a CDS encoding ribonuclease HII translates to MPHLTCYSLDEAGRGTLAGPVSIGCVSFDLTTLEKIRNGEILKGLRDSKKIPEPKRLELRKEVLKYVSYSRVIFVSSSFIDRFNINQAIFYGMNRSLPNHPNRIGSHINPNENLISDLDTNVNAIEKKEKEPSHKKIYLLADGNYKLKITKHIEGYLSLPKGDDLIPSISAASILAKTYRDEYMERMDAKYPGYGFAKHKGYGTEEHRDALLRLGISPIHRLSFCKFLRREGSEPSLF, encoded by the coding sequence ATCCCTCACCTAACCTGTTATTCCCTCGATGAAGCAGGTCGTGGTACACTTGCTGGCCCCGTTTCCATTGGATGTGTCTCCTTTGATCTAACTACCCTCGAGAAAATTCGGAATGGAGAGATCCTAAAAGGCCTCCGCGATTCCAAAAAAATCCCAGAACCCAAACGACTTGAGCTCCGAAAGGAAGTTCTAAAATACGTTTCTTATTCTCGTGTAATCTTTGTCAGTTCCTCGTTCATTGATCGTTTTAATATCAATCAAGCGATTTTTTATGGGATGAATCGGTCTTTGCCGAATCATCCAAACCGAATCGGTTCCCACATAAATCCAAATGAAAATTTGATTTCAGATTTAGATACGAACGTAAATGCAATAGAGAAAAAAGAGAAAGAACCCTCTCATAAAAAAATATATCTTTTGGCCGATGGAAATTATAAACTAAAAATTACAAAACATATCGAGGGTTATCTCTCTCTTCCCAAAGGGGATGATTTGATTCCTTCCATCTCTGCTGCCTCCATACTTGCTAAAACCTACCGAGATGAATATATGGAAAGAATGGATGCAAAATACCCAGGCTATGGTTTTGCCAAACATAAAGGGTATGGAACAGAAGAACACAGGGATGCTCTTTTGAGACTTGGAATTTCTCCCATTCACAGGTTGAGTTTTTGTAAATTTCTCCGACGAGAAGGGAGTGAACCCTCTCTTTTCTAA
- the rpsP gene encoding 30S ribosomal protein S16, whose protein sequence is MVKLRLQRTGTKADPHYRIVAADIRAPRDGKFIEAIGHFHPSTSSVKKATFNEEKTISWLKKGAQPTDTVLALLKKDDVWAKFKG, encoded by the coding sequence TTGGTTAAATTAAGATTACAAAGAACGGGAACAAAAGCAGACCCGCACTATCGCATCGTAGCAGCTGACATCCGTGCTCCACGTGACGGAAAGTTCATTGAAGCGATTGGGCACTTCCACCCATCTACTTCGTCTGTGAAAAAAGCGACTTTCAATGAAGAAAAAACTATTTCTTGGTTAAAAAAAGGCGCACAACCTACTGATACAGTTCTTGCACTTTTGAAAAAAGACGACGTTTGGGCAAAATTCAAAGGTTAA
- a CDS encoding HD domain-containing phosphohydrolase, whose protein sequence is MRKISIRDLEPGSKFTKSIYLDKDTVFVGADQPITQQDLDRLVQFGITFVLTDGEKVLADGQDKTVAGAGPGYFDTNLPFYQDDENSTRFKYLLEKTNTTKVEFNAVFKDCFDLVQKTYRSASEGRYTEIREFREIAERIADHTKGNAQIPILLLSHSHSGYYLYTHICYATFFSVMIGNFLEFSRPKLIDLALASLFADIGMVTVPEEVSEKKGALSELDLKTIKRHPVTGYQILTQRLKLKNSLAIVALQHHEAVDGSGYPQRILANQIEELTKVFMIADQFAAMIHPRPYRQAILPYEAMKIMISENVNRFDLKMVRLFLNKLSMFPVGSGVVLSDLRMGMVIESNKDKPLRPVIRVTKDADGNRLKHLEFVDLMKDLNLYIQQAIPFSQIY, encoded by the coding sequence ATGCGGAAAATCTCCATACGTGACTTAGAACCAGGCTCGAAGTTTACTAAGTCAATCTATCTGGACAAAGACACTGTTTTTGTAGGAGCTGACCAACCCATCACTCAACAAGACTTAGACCGCTTGGTTCAGTTTGGCATTACCTTTGTTCTTACGGATGGAGAAAAGGTTTTGGCCGATGGGCAAGACAAAACAGTCGCAGGAGCGGGGCCTGGCTACTTCGATACCAATCTACCTTTCTATCAGGATGACGAAAATTCAACTCGCTTTAAGTATCTTTTAGAGAAAACCAATACTACTAAGGTTGAGTTTAACGCTGTATTTAAGGACTGTTTTGATTTGGTACAAAAAACGTATCGATCGGCGTCTGAGGGTCGTTATACGGAAATTAGAGAATTCAGGGAAATTGCAGAACGGATCGCCGACCACACAAAAGGTAATGCACAGATCCCCATTTTACTCTTATCTCATTCCCACTCCGGCTACTACCTATACACTCATATCTGTTATGCGACATTTTTTTCCGTGATGATCGGAAACTTTTTAGAGTTTTCCAGACCGAAACTCATTGATTTGGCTCTTGCTTCCCTTTTTGCTGATATCGGAATGGTAACTGTTCCCGAAGAAGTATCGGAGAAAAAAGGAGCCCTTTCGGAACTGGATCTAAAAACCATCAAACGCCACCCGGTGACAGGTTACCAAATCCTAACCCAACGTTTGAAGTTAAAAAACTCTCTGGCGATCGTGGCTCTGCAGCACCATGAAGCGGTGGATGGTTCTGGTTATCCACAAAGGATCCTTGCCAACCAAATTGAAGAACTGACAAAAGTGTTTATGATCGCGGATCAATTTGCTGCTATGATCCATCCAAGGCCTTACAGGCAAGCCATCCTTCCTTACGAAGCCATGAAGATCATGATTAGCGAAAACGTGAATCGTTTTGATTTAAAAATGGTAAGACTGTTTTTAAACAAACTTTCTATGTTCCCCGTAGGGTCCGGAGTGGTTCTTTCTGACCTAAGAATGGGTATGGTCATTGAATCCAATAAAGACAAACCCTTACGTCCTGTCATCCGAGTGACAAAAGATGCAGATGGCAATCGCCTGAAACATTTAGAATTTGTGGATCTTATGAAAGATCTGAATCTCTATATCCAACAAGCAATTCCCTTTTCTCAGATTTACTAA